The following coding sequences are from one Triticum aestivum cultivar Chinese Spring chromosome 5A, IWGSC CS RefSeq v2.1, whole genome shotgun sequence window:
- the LOC123103417 gene encoding meiotic nuclear division protein 1 homolog gives MSKKRGLSLEEKREQMLQIFYESQDFYLLKELEKMGPKKGVISQSVKDVVQSLVDDDLVLRDKIGTSVYFWSLPSCAGNQLRTTYNKLESDLSNSKKRYMELLEQRDDLKRGREDTDEREDALEELKAVELRHKKLKEELAAYADSDPSALEAMKDATEVAHSAANRWTDNIFTLQQWCSTTFPQAKEQLEHMYKEVGITEDFEYLQ, from the exons ATG TCTAAGAAGAGGGGCCTTTCCTTGGAGGAGAAGCGGGAGCAAATGCTTCAAATATTTTACGAGAGTCAAGACTTCTATCTG CTTAAAGAGCTTGAGAAGATGGGTCCTAAAAAAGGAGTGATCAGCCAGTCTGTTAAGGATGTTGTGCAAAGCCTGGTGGATGATGATCTTGTCTTGAGAGACAAAATAGGAACTTCT GTGTACTTTTGGAGTCTTCCCAGTTGTGCCGGAAATCAG CTGAGGACTACCTACAACAAGCTGGAGTCTGACCTTTCAAACTCTAAAAAACGTTACATGGAGCTTCTTGAGCAGAGAGACGACTTGAAAAGAGGCAGGGAAGACACT GATGAGAGAGAAGACGCTTTGGAGGAGCTGAAGGCTGTAGAGCTACGCCATAAGAAGTTAAAG GAAGAACTAGCTGCCTATGCTGATAGTGATCCATCTGCACTAGAGGCGATGA AGGACGCTACTGAGGTTGCCCATTCGGCAGCTAACAGATGGACAG ACAACATCTTCACTTTGCAACAATGGTGTTCAACTACATTCCCGCAAGCAAAAGAACAGCTTGAACACATGTACAAGGAG GTGGGCATAACTGAAGACTTTGAGTATCTGCAGTAA